The following are encoded together in the Marinifilum sp. JC120 genome:
- a CDS encoding PEGA domain-containing protein: protein MKKRLLAIFCGLTLAAGCAPVVKTQSIPVSTNPMGATVYADGKVACTSPCTVDLPRNADHILTVKKDQYRQQDVIIKRVYQQEKVMMKAVSQGMQSSSYAVGSGGDKTAWGMMQGVNSIDSQEQTGDAYVLAPSAVSVRLVPLTAQAQYDMTGSTAPDMQSLTTTDRAQISYILETMKSGTDFNWTNSQTGIKYNVKAGAALPGYDAPTRFFILKMTAHGQTANYDAKASRVGQGKWTILGNGASTSMITDDGSGVETSQPATMNSDTFVKDAVKAGAMAAPTIHGGVTAKGGSSSEGWDGNTYTQKSSETKVKAGVSVNPAQALEVLDMLTNDKK from the coding sequence ATGAAGAAAAGGTTACTCGCGATATTTTGTGGTCTTACTTTGGCTGCCGGGTGTGCTCCGGTTGTTAAGACTCAGTCCATACCTGTCTCAACTAATCCCATGGGCGCGACTGTTTATGCAGATGGTAAGGTTGCCTGCACTTCTCCGTGCACAGTTGATCTGCCGCGCAATGCCGATCATATACTAACCGTAAAGAAAGATCAGTACCGCCAGCAAGATGTAATAATCAAACGTGTCTATCAGCAGGAAAAAGTAATGATGAAAGCTGTGTCTCAGGGCATGCAGTCGTCTTCTTATGCTGTGGGTAGCGGTGGTGATAAAACAGCTTGGGGTATGATGCAAGGTGTGAACTCCATTGATTCACAGGAGCAGACTGGTGATGCCTACGTATTGGCTCCGTCTGCGGTATCAGTTCGTCTTGTTCCTCTTACTGCTCAAGCTCAGTATGATATGACCGGATCAACTGCCCCGGATATGCAAAGTCTAACCACCACAGATCGTGCTCAGATCAGTTATATACTGGAGACCATGAAGTCTGGGACAGATTTTAACTGGACCAATTCTCAGACCGGTATCAAGTATAATGTAAAAGCAGGGGCCGCATTACCTGGTTATGATGCTCCCACCCGTTTTTTTATATTGAAGATGACTGCTCATGGTCAGACTGCAAATTATGATGCCAAGGCTAGCAGGGTAGGACAGGGGAAATGGACCATACTCGGTAATGGTGCTTCCACTTCTATGATTACTGACGATGGTAGTGGAGTGGAAACCTCTCAGCCCGCAACAATGAATAGCGATACATTTGTAAAGGATGCTGTTAAGGCCGGGGCTATGGCAGCTCCAACCATTCATGGTGGTGTTACAGCAAAAGGCGGCTCATCCAGCGAAGGGTGGGACGGAAATACATATACACAGAAGTCTTCTGAGACGAAAGTTAAGGCTGGAGTGAGTGTTAATCCGGCTCAGGCTCTCGAAGTTTTGGACATGCTTACTAATGATAAGAAGTAG
- a CDS encoding aspartate 1-decarboxylase, which translates to MGSRCLLKSKIHRATITDANVDYEGSISIDVDLLEKVGILPYERVDVLNVNNGERLTTYAIEGGPGEFCLNGAAAHKGEAGQKIIICSYTWLDEDELALHKPRVVLLGDGNKVKKAE; encoded by the coding sequence ATGGGCAGTCGTTGCCTTTTGAAGTCTAAGATCCACAGAGCGACCATCACCGACGCCAATGTCGATTATGAAGGTTCCATTTCAATTGATGTTGATCTGCTGGAAAAAGTGGGGATTCTTCCCTATGAGCGTGTTGATGTTTTAAACGTCAATAATGGAGAAAGACTCACTACCTACGCCATTGAAGGCGGTCCGGGTGAGTTTTGTCTGAACGGCGCAGCTGCGCACAAAGGCGAAGCCGGGCAGAAAATTATTATATGTTCCTACACGTGGCTGGATGAAGACGAACTCGCTCTTCATAAGCCGCGGGTTGTCCTGCTAGGTGACGGGAATAAGGTTAAGAAAGCTGAATAG
- a CDS encoding MoaD/ThiS family protein produces the protein MKITLLCYATFAVKSPSDSEAFPISEGETVTDVLNRVGIPVDEVKIIFINGVSSKFDAVLSDGDRVGLFPAVGGG, from the coding sequence ATGAAAATTACTTTGCTCTGCTATGCAACCTTTGCTGTTAAAAGTCCCTCAGATTCTGAGGCCTTTCCTATTTCTGAAGGTGAAACCGTTACTGATGTTCTGAATAGAGTAGGCATCCCGGTTGATGAGGTTAAGATTATTTTCATAAATGGCGTTTCATCTAAATTTGATGCCGTTCTTAGTGATGGAGATAGGGTTGGATTATTTCCCGCAGTTGGTGGCGGTTGA
- a CDS encoding manganese-dependent inorganic pyrophosphatase has product MAIIAVGHKNPDTDTIASAIAIADLWSKAKEETKAVSQGELAPETAFVLEKFGCAAPEIMTDATDQKVILVDHSDIAQSMDNLDKGEVVAVVDHHKLGDVTTPNPLEMWVWPVGCTGTVINAMYKFYNVEIPKNIAGVLLCAILSDTVMFKSVTCTEADKEAVAELAKIAGVEDVMALGMEMFNVKSAVAGASMNELIFRDYKDFNMSGKKVGIGQLEVVDLSVFDNIKADLYAELEKVKADGRHSCFLLLTDIMKEGSEMLIVSDDASVVEKAFGVAPEGTKVYLEGVMSRKKQVVPNFEKAFSA; this is encoded by the coding sequence ATGGCTATTATCGCAGTAGGACACAAAAACCCCGATACCGATACCATTGCATCCGCAATCGCAATTGCTGACCTCTGGTCCAAAGCAAAAGAAGAAACCAAGGCTGTTTCACAGGGCGAACTCGCTCCTGAAACCGCTTTTGTTCTCGAAAAATTCGGTTGCGCTGCTCCCGAAATCATGACTGATGCTACCGATCAGAAAGTTATTCTCGTTGACCACTCTGACATTGCTCAGTCCATGGACAACCTTGATAAGGGTGAAGTTGTTGCAGTAGTTGACCACCACAAACTTGGTGACGTAACTACCCCCAACCCTCTCGAAATGTGGGTATGGCCTGTAGGCTGCACCGGTACCGTTATCAACGCAATGTACAAGTTCTACAATGTAGAAATCCCCAAGAACATTGCTGGCGTACTTCTCTGTGCAATCCTGTCTGACACCGTTATGTTCAAGTCCGTAACCTGCACCGAAGCTGACAAAGAAGCTGTTGCAGAACTGGCTAAGATTGCTGGTGTTGAAGACGTTATGGCTCTCGGAATGGAAATGTTCAATGTTAAGTCCGCAGTTGCCGGTGCTTCCATGAACGAACTTATCTTCCGTGACTACAAAGATTTCAACATGTCCGGCAAAAAAGTTGGCATCGGCCAGCTCGAAGTTGTTGACCTGTCTGTTTTCGACAACATCAAAGCTGATCTCTACGCTGAACTTGAAAAAGTTAAAGCTGACGGCCGTCACAGCTGTTTCCTGCTGCTGACCGACATCATGAAAGAAGGCTCTGAAATGCTCATCGTTTCTGACGACGCTTCCGTTGTTGAAAAAGCATTCGGCGTTGCTCCCGAAGGTACCAAAGTATACCTCGAAGGCGTAATGTCCCGCAAAAAGCAGGTTGTACCTAACTTCGAGAAAGCTTTCTCCGCATAA
- a CDS encoding PTS mannose/fructose/sorbose transporter subunit IIB, producing the protein MMWVRIDNRLVHGQIIETWLPYTHAKHIIVVNDAVAGDDLQQQIMSLAIPQSVKCSFCSVDDLSDRISAVADVNVSTIILFSSCADVRRALDSGFEFNTVNIGNIHYGPGKKQISPSVALSSDDESCLHYFKGQGIELDFRCVPNDPVQVRFS; encoded by the coding sequence ATGATGTGGGTGAGAATTGATAACCGTCTTGTCCATGGGCAGATTATTGAAACATGGCTTCCGTATACTCACGCAAAGCATATTATTGTGGTGAACGACGCCGTTGCCGGGGATGATTTGCAGCAGCAGATTATGTCGCTGGCTATTCCACAATCAGTAAAGTGTTCTTTCTGTTCTGTTGATGATTTGAGCGATAGAATTTCTGCTGTCGCTGATGTAAATGTCAGTACGATCATTCTTTTTTCTTCCTGTGCAGATGTGCGCCGTGCACTTGATTCCGGATTCGAGTTCAATACTGTAAATATTGGCAATATCCATTACGGTCCTGGCAAAAAACAAATTTCTCCCAGTGTGGCTCTGAGTTCAGATGATGAATCCTGTCTTCATTATTTTAAGGGGCAGGGCATTGAACTCGATTTCCGCTGCGTTCCCAATGATCCTGTTCAGGTGAGGTTTTCATGA
- a CDS encoding PTS sugar transporter subunit IIA, producing MGTESSKNGIVLVTHGNFGQALIEAGELIVGPQEGVLSLSVDVSQGIDAAVESLKNNIAEVNNGNGVLILTDMFGGTPTNLSLSLLQGDDIEVVTGVSLPMLLKAFQMRNESLQKMAEEVSKAAAKGIVIAGEMLRKRTSKG from the coding sequence ATGGGCACAGAATCTAGCAAAAACGGAATTGTTCTTGTTACCCATGGTAACTTCGGACAAGCGCTTATTGAAGCGGGTGAATTGATAGTCGGACCTCAGGAGGGAGTTCTTTCCCTTAGCGTTGATGTCTCGCAGGGTATTGACGCGGCTGTTGAATCTCTGAAAAACAATATTGCCGAAGTGAATAATGGGAATGGTGTTCTCATTCTTACCGATATGTTCGGTGGAACCCCTACCAATCTTAGTCTGTCTTTGTTGCAGGGGGATGATATAGAGGTTGTTACCGGGGTCAGCCTGCCTATGCTTCTCAAGGCGTTTCAGATGCGCAATGAATCCTTGCAGAAGATGGCCGAAGAGGTCAGCAAAGCCGCAGCCAAAGGGATTGTGATTGCTGGCGAAATGCTGCGAAAACGCACTTCAAAAGGGTAG
- the rapZ gene encoding RNase adapter RapZ produces the protein MVDVDSFPVIVVTGLSGAGKSTVLKVFEDLRFFCVDGLPAGMLPRLVELFNTRDNAYRGLVLGMDLRQLEFSVDWEATREELISKGYRPSILYLEARLPELVRRYATTRRLHPLESRDIGLEQALEKEKEALGEVRNQADLVIDTTTYSIHDLRRRIQEKWAELSEKTRGLRVHVMSFGFKHDVPTAADMVMDLRFLPNPYFEEELRPLSGQDQAISDYVLGAEPGSIFIEKYLDFIQYVLPLYEAEGRYRLTIALGCTGGRHRSVATAERVFATLKDNGYSVSLEHKHIHLK, from the coding sequence GTGGTTGATGTGGATTCCTTTCCTGTGATTGTTGTAACCGGGCTTTCGGGTGCCGGTAAATCTACTGTGCTGAAAGTCTTCGAGGATCTGCGTTTTTTCTGTGTCGACGGACTGCCCGCAGGTATGCTTCCACGTCTGGTTGAATTGTTCAATACTCGTGACAACGCTTATCGGGGACTGGTGCTGGGTATGGACCTGCGTCAGTTGGAATTTAGCGTTGACTGGGAAGCCACCCGCGAAGAGCTTATTTCCAAAGGATACCGTCCGAGTATTCTTTATCTTGAAGCCCGTTTGCCGGAATTGGTCCGCAGGTACGCTACAACACGTCGCTTGCATCCTCTGGAGTCGAGGGATATCGGATTGGAGCAGGCTCTTGAAAAGGAAAAGGAAGCGCTTGGCGAAGTTCGTAATCAGGCGGATTTGGTCATTGATACTACCACATATTCCATACATGATCTCCGTCGCAGGATTCAGGAGAAATGGGCTGAATTGAGCGAAAAGACCCGCGGACTGCGTGTTCACGTCATGTCTTTCGGCTTCAAACATGATGTGCCCACTGCTGCGGATATGGTCATGGATCTGCGCTTTTTGCCTAACCCGTATTTTGAAGAAGAGCTCCGTCCGCTCTCCGGTCAGGATCAAGCTATTTCCGATTACGTTTTAGGTGCGGAACCCGGTTCAATTTTTATTGAGAAATATCTCGATTTCATTCAATATGTGCTTCCTCTTTACGAGGCGGAAGGAAGATACAGGCTGACCATTGCCTTGGGCTGCACAGGTGGCCGCCATCGTTCCGTGGCCACTGCTGAAAGGGTATTTGCAACTCTCAAGGATAATGGTTATTCTGTTTCACTTGAGCACAAGCACATTCATTTAAAATAG
- a CDS encoding PTS sugar transporter subunit IIA, with amino-acid sequence MNITDNLAKDLVLHELQASNKSEVLKEMVSTLKAAGLEVDVDNALKVLNDREKLGTTGIGDGIAIPHGKLECLEEIVVIVGRSSEGVDFESLDMQPCKIFFMVLAPEQGAGAHLKVLAQISRQLKDEAFRQAFIDTGDKTELLKLLGLD; translated from the coding sequence ATGAATATAACTGATAATCTGGCGAAGGACCTTGTTCTTCATGAACTACAGGCCTCTAATAAGAGTGAAGTTCTGAAGGAAATGGTTTCCACCCTCAAGGCCGCAGGTCTGGAAGTGGATGTGGACAATGCCCTTAAGGTCCTTAATGATCGTGAAAAACTTGGAACAACCGGAATAGGGGATGGCATAGCCATCCCCCACGGTAAACTGGAATGTCTTGAAGAGATTGTTGTTATTGTCGGCCGCTCCAGTGAGGGTGTCGACTTTGAATCTCTGGACATGCAGCCATGTAAGATATTCTTTATGGTACTGGCCCCCGAGCAGGGGGCCGGTGCCCATTTGAAGGTGCTGGCGCAGATTTCTCGTCAGCTTAAAGATGAAGCGTTCCGACAGGCATTCATAGATACCGGCGATAAGACAGAGTTGCTTAAGCTTCTCGGTCTCGACTAG
- the raiA gene encoding ribosome-associated translation inhibitor RaiA, whose translation MNVAFTFKNFDASEHLKEYANSRFSKLVKYVSNPENTDMQVNLSVDKFRHVAEVVFTSDHLHVSAYEVSEDMYSTVDMVLDKLEAQLRRANEKMRSHRRKEAAPARMDILSYGEEEYREPVIVESDSFVPKPMSIDEAAEQLQTLDHEFLVFRNADNEAINVIYRRNNGDFGLIDPGY comes from the coding sequence ATGAACGTAGCATTTACTTTTAAGAATTTCGACGCATCCGAACATCTTAAGGAATATGCAAACAGCCGTTTCTCCAAGTTGGTAAAGTACGTTAGCAATCCTGAAAACACTGATATGCAGGTGAATCTGTCAGTGGATAAGTTCAGGCATGTTGCTGAAGTCGTTTTCACCTCCGACCATTTACATGTTTCAGCTTACGAAGTGTCCGAGGATATGTATTCCACCGTGGATATGGTCTTGGATAAGCTCGAAGCCCAGCTTCGACGTGCAAATGAAAAGATGAGAAGTCACAGGCGTAAGGAGGCAGCTCCTGCCCGTATGGACATTCTCAGTTATGGAGAGGAAGAGTATAGGGAACCTGTGATTGTGGAGTCCGACTCTTTTGTTCCCAAGCCTATGAGTATTGATGAAGCAGCAGAGCAGCTTCAGACTCTTGACCATGAATTCCTCGTATTCCGCAATGCGGATAACGAAGCTATAAATGTAATCTACCGCCGCAATAATGGCGATTTCGGTTTAATTGACCCGGGATACTAA
- the rpoN gene encoding RNA polymerase sigma-54 factor, translating into MGLELRQQLKLTQQLVMTPQLQQAIKLLQLSRLELLDSVHQELMENPILEEAEAQERTDAADADAGTATAEEAQISKEAEWENYLGEFSSTSKQSASRESESYEEGTSFEARLTKSASLEGHLHWQMSLSDFTEKEKVIGECLMGNLSSGGFLRIDLEDVCETCYAEIEDVEKVLYRIQRFDPVGVAARTPQECLLIQMEALKLDDDPILVSLVRDHLDDLEKKRYKPLARKFKLSMEDLKSYLDLMQTLDPLPGASFSSGDSFYVSPDAYVYEYDGDFVIVLNEDGLPKLQMNAFYVETLASTKGEDKEYFQDKMRSAQWLMKSLYQRQRTLYKVLESIVRFQRGFFAHGVTKLKPLILKEVAEDIEMHESTVSRITTNKYVSTPHGIYELKFFFNSALGLDDGSQVGSESVKATIKKLIGEEDGKKPLSDEKIAEILKEKLEVNIARRTVAKYRTAMGILSSSKRKKVF; encoded by the coding sequence ATGGGATTGGAACTTAGACAACAATTAAAGCTTACTCAACAGCTGGTCATGACTCCCCAGTTGCAGCAGGCGATTAAGTTGTTGCAGCTTTCCCGATTGGAGCTGTTGGATAGTGTCCATCAGGAACTCATGGAGAATCCTATCCTTGAAGAAGCTGAAGCGCAGGAGCGTACTGACGCCGCTGATGCTGACGCAGGCACCGCTACAGCCGAAGAAGCACAAATTTCTAAGGAAGCCGAATGGGAAAACTATCTCGGCGAATTCTCCAGTACATCAAAGCAGTCCGCTTCCCGCGAGTCTGAATCTTATGAAGAAGGAACTTCATTTGAAGCGCGTTTAACCAAGTCCGCCTCCCTTGAAGGACATCTGCATTGGCAGATGAGCCTCTCCGATTTTACCGAGAAAGAAAAGGTCATCGGCGAATGCCTTATGGGCAATTTAAGTTCGGGAGGTTTTTTACGGATAGACTTGGAAGATGTATGTGAAACATGCTATGCTGAAATCGAAGACGTAGAAAAGGTATTGTACCGTATTCAGCGTTTTGATCCGGTAGGCGTGGCGGCAAGGACTCCGCAGGAATGTCTGCTTATCCAGATGGAAGCCTTGAAGCTTGATGATGATCCGATCTTGGTCTCGCTGGTCCGGGATCATCTGGATGATCTTGAAAAGAAGCGCTACAAGCCGCTGGCTCGGAAGTTCAAGCTCAGCATGGAGGATTTAAAGAGTTACCTAGACTTGATGCAGACACTTGATCCCCTGCCCGGAGCAAGTTTTTCAAGCGGAGACTCTTTCTATGTCAGTCCCGATGCTTATGTTTATGAATATGATGGTGATTTTGTCATTGTTCTGAACGAAGACGGTCTTCCAAAGTTGCAGATGAATGCATTTTACGTGGAGACGCTGGCATCAACAAAGGGAGAGGATAAGGAATATTTTCAGGATAAGATGCGGTCTGCGCAATGGCTGATGAAGAGTCTGTATCAGCGGCAGCGCACCTTATACAAAGTTCTCGAGTCTATAGTTAGGTTTCAGCGCGGTTTTTTTGCTCACGGTGTCACCAAGCTTAAACCGCTTATCCTCAAGGAGGTTGCGGAAGACATCGAGATGCATGAATCCACAGTGAGTCGAATTACAACGAATAAATATGTTTCGACTCCCCATGGAATTTATGAACTTAAATTTTTCTTTAATAGCGCTCTCGGTCTGGATGACGGATCTCAGGTCGGTTCCGAGTCCGTCAAGGCTACGATCAAGAAGTTGATCGGCGAAGAAGATGGAAAGAAACCCCTCAGCGACGAGAAGATCGCCGAGATTCTCAAAGAGAAGCTGGAAGTCAATATCGCTAGAAGGACCGTCGCTAAGTATAGGACTGCAATGGGGATACTCTCCTCATCCAAAAGGAAGAAGGTTTTCTAG
- the lptB gene encoding LPS export ABC transporter ATP-binding protein encodes MSSIIAKKLVKNYGPKEVVRGIGLTVREGEVVGLLGPNGAGKTTTFYMLVGVVKPTFGDVYFNKQLITRLPLHERARLGLSYLPQESSIFKKLSVRKNLEIIIEHTGLSGKAVPKRADELLDQLGILRLADQKAMYLSGGERRRLEIARAMINDPKFILLDEPFAGIDPIAVIDIQDIISSLKDMGLGILISDHNVRETLSICDRAYLVYEGRVILNGSPESIVKNTKARRLYLGDSFSL; translated from the coding sequence ATGTCTTCGATTATCGCCAAGAAACTGGTCAAAAACTATGGACCTAAAGAGGTTGTCCGCGGAATCGGGCTGACTGTGCGTGAGGGCGAGGTTGTGGGACTGCTTGGTCCTAACGGAGCCGGTAAAACCACAACGTTTTACATGCTTGTGGGTGTGGTTAAACCCACGTTCGGTGATGTTTATTTCAATAAGCAATTAATAACCCGGCTTCCTTTGCATGAGCGGGCACGTCTTGGGCTTAGTTATCTTCCGCAAGAAAGTTCCATTTTCAAGAAACTTTCCGTGCGTAAGAATCTTGAAATTATTATTGAGCATACTGGTCTTTCCGGCAAAGCCGTCCCCAAAAGGGCGGATGAATTGCTTGATCAGCTGGGCATCCTCCGTTTGGCAGATCAGAAGGCCATGTATCTCTCCGGTGGTGAACGCCGTCGTCTTGAAATTGCAAGGGCCATGATCAATGATCCGAAGTTCATTTTGCTTGATGAACCCTTTGCCGGGATTGATCCCATCGCGGTTATTGATATTCAGGACATCATTTCCTCGCTTAAAGATATGGGATTGGGAATTCTTATTTCCGACCACAACGTGCGTGAAACCCTTTCCATCTGTGACCGGGCTTATCTGGTTTATGAGGGTAGGGTTATCCTGAATGGTTCTCCTGAAAGTATTGTGAAAAACACCAAGGCGCGCAGGCTGTACTTGGGTGATAGTTTCAGTCTCTAG
- a CDS encoding LPS ABC transporter substrate-binding protein LptA, whose protein sequence is MINIAEKSSLFSGRSASALLSPAIVCAVFILVFIFAGTSAHAYEKSELKIARTIANVRAKPDLKGPVVWVLSPAESFLVGKVQGNWYPVYPASDEKDVAPVGYVSRKVVVPAAPDSPLVDWGDIRYVGKDLKYHLERTVKSSTGGMLKSGDKIKVGFLKDGWYAIFKAEAKVGSEADALGYVKQSDIDIVNDDARIRYAVRRINVIEKPVATSKAVGVLSPGHRAQVGTDKGGMYALYRIDAMVKKETPVWGYAWGPFLAPYPKSLEKAQMAGIDARKAEIKAEKTKKAKQEIKRSGELAAMEEAMDEMLLAPVQTKIMYATAVLNVRSEPNAKSLIVDKLELGEGVSVGQEEGKWYPVFKPGKDNELKRVGYVFGTYIKAEAPVVKKEKPRKKRVPGGPDEVPIKITSTKMTFSENRNRITFSGNVKVVRLDVTLTSETLTAHLRPEGDSLTDTQDKIKKIVAGGNVKVSMKKRKGKCDKLTYVVGDSIIYMNGNAELQDGPNLIQGDEIKFYLKDNRAEVVGGNKPIEAIFYTPKNVSP, encoded by the coding sequence TTGATTAATATAGCTGAAAAAAGTTCATTGTTTAGCGGTAGGTCCGCATCTGCATTGCTTTCTCCCGCCATTGTCTGCGCGGTGTTCATTCTTGTTTTTATTTTTGCTGGAACATCTGCCCATGCCTACGAAAAGTCTGAGCTGAAGATTGCCCGGACCATTGCCAATGTCCGCGCAAAGCCCGATTTGAAAGGGCCTGTAGTTTGGGTTCTTTCTCCGGCGGAAAGTTTTCTGGTCGGCAAGGTTCAGGGTAATTGGTATCCGGTTTATCCTGCCTCTGATGAAAAGGATGTGGCTCCTGTGGGCTATGTCTCCCGCAAGGTGGTTGTTCCTGCTGCTCCTGATAGTCCTTTGGTGGACTGGGGTGATATTCGTTATGTGGGCAAGGATCTCAAATACCATCTGGAACGGACCGTGAAGTCTTCAACCGGGGGCATGCTGAAATCAGGTGACAAGATTAAGGTCGGTTTTCTCAAAGACGGCTGGTATGCAATTTTTAAGGCTGAGGCAAAAGTAGGTTCCGAAGCTGATGCTCTTGGATATGTAAAACAGAGCGATATTGATATTGTTAATGATGACGCACGTATCCGCTATGCTGTGCGCAGAATTAATGTAATTGAAAAGCCTGTGGCCACTTCAAAGGCTGTGGGGGTGCTTAGCCCCGGACACCGTGCACAGGTTGGTACAGATAAGGGTGGCATGTATGCCCTTTACCGCATTGATGCCATGGTCAAAAAGGAAACTCCGGTTTGGGGTTATGCTTGGGGGCCGTTTCTCGCTCCTTATCCCAAGAGTCTGGAAAAAGCTCAGATGGCCGGGATAGATGCCCGTAAGGCTGAGATCAAGGCTGAAAAGACAAAAAAGGCAAAGCAGGAAATTAAAAGGAGCGGTGAGTTGGCTGCCATGGAAGAAGCCATGGACGAGATGCTGCTGGCTCCGGTTCAGACTAAAATAATGTACGCCACTGCGGTTCTCAATGTTCGTTCTGAACCAAACGCCAAGTCTTTAATAGTGGACAAGCTTGAACTTGGTGAGGGCGTTAGCGTCGGGCAGGAAGAAGGGAAATGGTATCCTGTTTTCAAGCCCGGAAAAGATAATGAATTGAAACGGGTCGGCTATGTTTTCGGTACTTATATCAAGGCCGAAGCTCCAGTTGTGAAAAAGGAAAAGCCGCGCAAGAAACGTGTTCCTGGTGGACCGGATGAAGTACCTATCAAGATCACTTCCACTAAGATGACCTTCAGCGAGAATCGTAACCGGATTACTTTTTCCGGCAATGTTAAGGTTGTACGTTTGGACGTAACTCTTACTTCTGAAACTCTGACGGCTCATTTGAGGCCGGAGGGGGATTCCCTTACCGACACTCAGGATAAGATTAAAAAGATCGTAGCCGGCGGTAATGTCAAGGTGTCCATGAAGAAGCGCAAAGGGAAGTGTGACAAGCTGACCTACGTGGTGGGCGATTCCATTATTTATATGAACGGGAATGCTGAGTTGCAGGACGGTCCCAATCTTATTCAGGGTGATGAGATCAAATTTTATCTGAAAGACAACCGCGCCGAAGTTGTGGGCGGCAACAAGCCTATTGAGGCCATTTTCTATACTCCCAAGAATGTGTCGCCTTAG
- the lptC gene encoding LPS export ABC transporter periplasmic protein LptC, whose translation MGRIGLVLSLILSLSLGVCAGTLLGKKYGTFPHMARDVVENPLLSNKNQSDISAEEIELIQGTGGDIEWILRAGSADYDQEKGLVIADKPRVTYYLGRDRKEVFVSALHGEVSQKGEGLKLWDNVKGHYGDMGLVAERLDFKPKDNLLFLEGNVKVQSPTVYITAKRVKVDLVTREIMIEDGLEALISPDMVVMPQ comes from the coding sequence ATGGGCCGTATCGGCTTGGTTTTATCTTTGATTCTATCCCTGTCTCTCGGGGTCTGCGCTGGAACTCTGCTGGGTAAGAAATATGGAACCTTTCCGCATATGGCACGTGATGTTGTGGAAAATCCGCTTCTTTCCAATAAAAATCAGTCTGATATTTCCGCTGAGGAAATTGAGCTGATACAGGGGACAGGCGGCGATATTGAGTGGATTCTGAGGGCCGGAAGTGCCGACTATGATCAGGAAAAAGGGTTGGTCATAGCCGACAAACCTCGGGTCACATACTATCTTGGCCGGGATCGCAAAGAAGTTTTTGTCAGCGCCCTGCATGGCGAGGTCAGCCAGAAAGGCGAAGGCCTCAAGCTCTGGGATAATGTTAAGGGTCATTATGGTGATATGGGTCTTGTTGCCGAACGCCTTGACTTTAAACCCAAAGACAACCTGCTTTTTCTTGAAGGTAATGTAAAAGTGCAGAGTCCTACTGTTTATATTACTGCCAAACGGGTCAAGGTGGACCTTGTCACTCGTGAAATAATGATTGAAGACGGATTGGAAGCCCTGATTTCACCGGACATGGTGGTAATGCCTCAATAG
- a CDS encoding HAD-IIIA family hydrolase: MSARQRAEKIKLLILDVDGVLTDGGLYYDHEGNVVKRFNVQDGLGIKFAQKAGIELAVITGLNHGAVEKRVTELGITEYYPGQREKLPFYERLLKEKGLKDEEVAYVGDDWIDAPVMVRVGLPMAVKNAQPEIFGISKWISSREGGQGAVREAISFILDAQGKLNEIWKEWAG; the protein is encoded by the coding sequence ATGTCTGCTAGACAGCGTGCAGAAAAAATTAAATTGCTTATCCTTGATGTGGATGGAGTGCTCACTGACGGCGGTCTTTATTACGATCATGAAGGCAATGTCGTGAAGCGTTTTAATGTTCAGGACGGTCTTGGTATTAAATTCGCGCAAAAGGCGGGCATCGAGTTGGCGGTAATCACCGGGCTGAACCACGGTGCGGTTGAAAAGCGTGTTACTGAGCTTGGAATTACCGAATATTACCCCGGACAGCGTGAAAAACTTCCTTTTTATGAAAGGCTGCTTAAGGAAAAGGGGCTGAAAGACGAAGAAGTCGCTTACGTTGGCGATGACTGGATCGATGCTCCGGTTATGGTCCGTGTGGGATTGCCCATGGCTGTGAAAAATGCTCAGCCTGAAATTTTCGGAATATCCAAATGGATATCCAGCCGCGAGGGCGGTCAGGGTGCCGTGCGCGAAGCGATTTCTTTTATCCTTGACGCTCAGGGCAAGCTGAATGAAATTTGGAAAGAGTGGGCAGGCTAG